TCGGCCGCATGCGCATCGCGCGCGCGAGCCACACCGCCACCGCACTCCCCGACGGCCGCGTGCTCGTGACCGGCGGCTTCGGCGGGAGCGGCGCCGAGGGCATCGCGTTCGCGAGCACAGAGATCTTCGACCCCGCTACCGGCGCGTTCGTCGACGGACCCGCGCTCGGCGTCGCGCGCTCGGGGCACTCCGCCACGGCGCTCCGCGACGGACGCGTGCTCGTCGTGGGTGGCTGGAGCGGACGGTATCGCGTGACCTCGGCGGCGGAGATCTTCGACCCGCGCACGGGCCGCTTCGCGCCCGCCGGCGCGCTCGTCGTCGGGCGCGCCGACCACGCGGCGACGCTGCTCGCCGACGGCCGCGTGCTCGTCACCGGCGGCTACGACGCCGACATGCGCCCGATCGCATCGGCGGAGATCTACGATCCGGCGACGAACCGCTTCGCGCCGACGCACGACATGGCGTTCGCGCGCGGCGCGCACTCCGCCACGCTGCTCGAGGACGGCCGCGTGCTCGTCGTGGGCGGCGGCGGCGCGGGCCGCTACCCGAACCGCGTGATGCAGGGCGAGGCCGAGCTGTTCGACCCCGCGCACGGCACGTTCGCGTCCACGGGGCACCTGCTCGCGCCGCGCTACAAGCACGCCGCCGTGCGCCTCGTCGACGGCACCGTGCTCGTCGTCGGCGGATCGGACGGCCGCGACTGGCGCGGCATGATCGCCGAGGCGGAGCGCTACGAGCCCACGTCGGGCCGCTTCGTCGCCGCGGGTCGCACGACGCTGGAGCGGTTCAAGCTCCCCGACGCCGTCGCGCGTCTCGCCGACGGCCGCGTGCTGATCGCCGGCGGCGGCGACCGCGCCGAGGTCTACGACCCCGCGACCCGCACGTTCGCGCTCGCCGCCGGATCGTTAGGCGCCGCCCGCTTCTTCGCCACCGCCACGCCGCTGCGCGACGGCCGCGTGCTGGTGGCGGGCGGCTACGCGGAGGAACGGGGTGGGCTGCCCGCTACGGCGCAGACGTTCGTGTTTCAGCCCTGATACGGCGGGACGAGTGACGGACACCTGACTGCGGGACGACTGACGGCGGGACGACGAACGGCGGGACGACGAACGGCGGGACGACGAACGGCGGGATGCCTAACGGCGGGATCGGGATGCGGTGGCCGGGATCCGGCCCGCGTCGGATCGGTACCGCGCTGCGACCGCCGGCGCGGAACTATGGGCGAAGGGGGGGGAGCCCCCCCTGGTAACTACGATCCCGCGCGCGCGCGATCCCGCCGTGGGCCGTCCCGCCGTGGATCGTCCCGCCGTAGATCGTCCCGCCGTAGATCGTCCCGCCGTAGATCGTCCCGCCGTAGATCGTCCCGCCGTTCGTCGTCCCGCCGTCGGGCGTCCCGCAGTTAGGCGCCAGTTAGGCCGCCCCGATCCGCTCGCCCGCCCACGCCAGCGCTTCCGTGTAGGCCTTCGACACGTCGCCCGCGCCGATCCCCACGGCGGCCGCCGCGTCCTGCACCGCCTGCCAGTCGCCGCGCTCCTGCGCTTCCACCAGCGCGAGCGTCGGCGCGTACGGCCCGGAGCGCGACAGCAGCACCGCGCGCACCTCCGGCGCGATCGCCATGCGCGACAGGATCCCCTCCATCGGCATGCGCAGCAGCACGTCGAGCAGCGAGAACAGCCCGACGAGGAACATCGGCCCCATCGCCTGCGCGCGCTCGGTGCGCTGCGCGATCAGCTCGCACAGCCGCGCGCGCACGAGCGCCGCGAGCACCAGCTCCCCGGCGATCCCGCTCGACGACGCCACCGACGAGATGAGCAGCAGCGACAGCCAGCGGTGCAGGACCTTCCGGCCCACCATGCGAAGCGCGAAGCCGATCGACTGCACGTCGCGGCCGCCGAACGCCGCGGAGTTCGCGATGCGCAGCAGCTTGTACGACAGCGACGGGTCGGAGCGGAAGCCGTCCTCGATCTCGGTGTCCGTCGCCGTCGGGTTGTCGAGCATCGACAGCAGCCGCAGCATCGTCGTGTGCTCCACCGACAGCTCGCGGTGCGACACGATCTGCGGGCGGCTGTAGTAGTAGCCCTGGAACAGCGTGAAGCCGAGCCGCCGGCACATGTCGCGCACCTCGGCCGACTCCACGCGCTCGGCCAGCAGCCGCACGCCGTGCGGCAGTAGCTCGCGCGCGACCTGCTTCAGCTCCTCCTCCGGGCGATTCAGCACGTCGATCTTCACGATCTTCGCCATGCGGAGCAGCGGCTCGTAGCCCGGCGCGTTCACGAAGTCGTCGAGCGCGAGCGGATAGCCCGAGCGCACGATCCGGCGGCACGCCTCCACCACCTCGTCGTCCGGCTCCACCGTCTCGAGCAGCTCGACCACGATCGTCGTCGGGTCGAACAGCTCGTACAGGTTCCGCATCAGGAAGTCGCGGGTCATGTTCACGAACGCGAGCGTGCCGTTCGTGAGCGGGTTCAGCCCGATGCTGAGGACCGCGTGCAGCACCGTGTCGGTGCACATCTGGTCCGCGCTGACGCCGTTCGCGAAGTTCTGCTGCGTGCCGCTCCGGTAGAGCAGCTCGTACGCGAACAGGCGATCGTGCTCGTCGAAGATCGGCTGCCGCGCGACGAACACGTCGCGGATCGCCGTGGCGTCCACGGCCTCGGCGGCCGGCGACGGAGATGGGGCGGCCGACTCGCGGCGACGGAGGAGGGGCATGATGCCCATTGGACGACCGAGTCGCCGCCCGGATACGTCCGCCGAACGGGCCGTCGGAACCGCGCGCGCGCCGGTGGGTACTGCCGCATCGGCGGGTCGCTGCAGTGCGCCCTGGCGGCGCACGCCGCCCCGTTGTAACGAGTGACTCGTCCCCCTTCGGGAGCCTGCCTTTGATCCCCCGCATACGCCCGCCGCTCGTCGGCGCGCTCGCCCTGCTGGCCGCCGCCGCGTGCGCCCGCCAGGACGCCGCGCCCGCCGACAGCGCGCTCTCGCGCGACCTCACGCTCGCCGCCGACGCCGGGCGCGCGACGCGCACGGATAGTCTCCCGCTGCCGAACGCGGACACCGCGGTCGCCCTGCGGCTGCCCGCCGCGCGCCCCGTCGCCGCGACCCCGTCGCCCGCGCCGACGCCGCCGACGCCGCAGGCCGCGCCCACGCCGCGCCGCGTCGCTGCGGAGCCCACGTCCCGGCCGGCCGCACCGCCGCCGAGCCCGGAGCCCGTCGCCACCGCTCCCGCCGCCGTCGCCGCGTCGCACGACTCGGCGCCCGTGCCGGCTCCGATGCCCACCCCGATGCACGGCCCGGCGCCCGCCGCCGTCGGCCACACGTTCGCCGCCGGCACGGCGATGGTGCTCTCGACGACGCAGCCGATCTGCAGCACGACGAACAAGGCCGGCGACAAGTTCGTCGCGACGCTGCGCGAGCCCGTCGCCGCCGCCGACGGCGGCACCCTCCCCGCCGGCACCGACGTCGTCCTCGAGCTCTCCTCCATCATCCGCGGCCCCTATGATCACGGCCGCGTGGAGCTCGCCGCGCGCAGCATCGCCATCGAGGGCTACCTCCGCCCGATCGTCGCCGAGGTCGCGTGGGTGGACGGGGTGCTCGAGAGGAAGCCCCTGAAGGGCCCCCCGGGGAGCCGCAGCGACGCGAGCAAGGTCGGCAAGGGCGCCATGACCGGCGCGATCCTCGGCCGCGTGTTCGGTGGCAAGGGCGCCAAGGGCACCGTCATCGGCGCCGCCGCAGGCGCCGCGGCCGGCGCGGCCGGCGCGCGCTCCGACACCCAGTACGAGGGGTGCCTGCCGAAGGGCGCGGAAGTGAAGATGCGGCTCACGGGGCCGCTCGCCATCTGACCGGAACGGCGGCGCTGCTACGGCGGCGCTGAAACCTCGGCGCTGGAAAGGCGGCGCTGATACCGCGCGTGTCCAGCGCCGCCGTATCAGCGCCGCCTTTTCAGCGCCGAGGTTTCAGCGCCGCCTCACCATATTTGGTGGATGCTCAACGTCCACGAGCTCCGGAAGAGCTACGACGGCCTCGTCGCCGTGCGCGCGCTCACGTTCGCCGTGCCGCCGGGCGAGGTGCTCGGCCTCGTCGGACCGAACGGAGCCGGCAAGACGACGACGCTGCGCTGCCTCGCCGGCATCCTCCGCCCCTCCGCCGGACGCGTCGAGGTGGCGGGGATCGACCTCGCGGTGGACCCGGTCGCGGCCAAGCGGCGGCTCGCGTTCGTGCCCGACGAGCCGCACCTGTTCGACTACCTCACCGTCGAGGAGCACCTCCGCTTCGTCGCGCGGCTCTACCACGTCGCCGACGCGGAGCAGAAGGCGGCGCCGCTGCTCGAGGAGCTGGAGCTCACCGCGAAGCGGCGCGCGCTCCCCGACGAGCTGTCGCGCGGCATGAAGCAGAAGCTCGCCATCGCCTGCGCGCTGCTGCACGACCCGCAGGTCCTCCTGCTCGACGAGCCGCTCACCGGGCTCGATCCGGTCGGCATCCGCCGCATGAAGGCGACGATCGCCGCCCGCGCGCGCGCCGGCGCCGCCGTCGTGCTCAGCTCCCACCTGCTGCACCTCGTCGAGCAGCTGTGCACCCGGCTCCTCGTCGTCCGGCAGGGGCGCATGGTGGCGTACGGCACGATCGACGAGATCGTGGCCGAGCGTCCGGCGCTCGCCGGGCTCCCCATCGAGGAGCTGTTCGTCGCGCTCACCGAGGGCGAGGCCCCGCCGCCGCCCCCGCTCGGAGCCCCGGTCTGACGCGACCCGCCGGGCCGCTCGCCGCCCTCGTCTACCTCGCCGGCGCGTCGTTCCGCAACCGGCTGCGACGCCAGCTCCGGCGCCTGCGCTCGCCGCGCCACGCCATCGCACTCGTCGCCGGCGGCGTCTACATGTGGTGGTTCCTCGTGCGCCCCGCGCACCAGGGCGGCGCCGCCGCGGTGCTCGGCGAGGCCACCGTCGTGCGCGTGGCGGCGTTCGGCCTCGCGTTCCTCGTCGCGAAGTGGTGGGTCGCCGGCGCGAACGAGCGCGCGCTCGCGTTCACGCCGGCCGAGATCCACGTCCTGTTCGCGGCCCCGCTCACCCGCCGCGCGCTCGTCGGCGCGAAGCTGCTCCGCGCGCAGCTCATCGTGCTCGTGAACACCATCGTCTGGTCGGTGATCCTGCGCGGCGAGGGGATGCACCTCGCGGCGTGGCGGCGCGCGCTCGGCCTGTGGGTGCTGTTCTCCGTGCTCTACCTCCACCGCCTCGGCGCGGCGCTCAGCACGGCCAGCGTGGTGAAGCACGGCGCCGCGGGACGGCGGCGGCAGGCCGTGCCGATCGTCGTCGTCGCGCTCGGGGCCGCGGCGCTCGGCTGGACGCTGCTGCGCGCCGCGCCGATGCTCGATCGCGCCTGGTCGTCGGGCCCGACCGCGCTGCTCGGCGCGCTCATGCGCGAGCTCGAGGCCGAGCCCGCGCGCACGGTGCTCTCCCCGTTCCGCGCGCTGCTGACGCCCGCCCTCGCCGTGAGCGCCGGGGAGTGGCTCCGGGCGATCGGCCCCGCGCTCGTCCTGCTCGCGCTGCACGCGCTGTGGGTGCTGCGCACCGACGTCGCGTTCGAGGACGCCGCGGTCGAAGCGTCGGAGCGGGTCGCCGCGCGCCGGGCGTCGCGCGCCCGCGGCACGCCGGGCATCGATCACGACCGGCCGGGCGACGACTTCACCACCGACGCCGGCACCGGGATCCTGCGGCGACGCTCCATCCCGCTCGCCCCGACCGGGGCACCCGCGGTCGCGATCCTCTGGAAGAACGCCGTCGCCGCCCTCCGCGCCGGCTTCCTCCTTCGCCAGCTCGGCCTGCTCGGCGCGTTGGCCGCCGCCGCGCTCCTCCTCGCCATGCGCGACGAGCGGATCGCCGAGGTAGCGCTCGTCGTGGCGGGCGTGTGGGGCGGCCTGCTCGTGATCGCCGGACCGATGTGGATCCGGTTCGACCTCCGTCAGGACCTGCCGAACCTCGCGGTGCTCCGCGCCTGGCCGCTGAGCGGCCGCGAGATCGTGGCCGCCCAGATCGCGTCCTCGACGGCGGCACTGACCGTGTTCCAGCTCGCGCTGCTCGTCGGGCTGCTCGCGGTGAGCTTCCTCGGCCGCATCGTGCCGATGTCGGCGAGCGACCGTCTCGCGCTCGCCGCGGCGGCGGCGCTCGCGCTGCCGGGGGTGAACGCGGCCGGGCTCACGGTCCAGAACGGCGCCGCCCTGCTCTTCCCCGGCTGGGTGCGACTCGGCGCCGGCGCGCGCGGCGTGGAAGCGATGGGACAGAGCATCCTGTCCGTGGCCGCCTCGTTCGCGATCCTCTGCCTCCTGCTCGCCCTCCCCGCGGCGCTCGCCACCGGCGTCGTGTGGGCGCTCCGCGGCACGTGGAGCATCTGGACCTTCGCCCCGGCCGCCCTCCTCGGCACCGTCGCCGTCGCGGCCGAGCTGCTACCGCTGCTGTCGTGGCTGGGACGGGTGTTCGAGCGGACGGAGACGATCAACTGACGTGCTGCGTGGCTGCGTGAAGTCAGTTCACGCAGCCACGCCGCCACGCAGCCACGCCTTACTGGTCCAGCTTCCGCTCCACCTTGCCGAGCGTGTCCTTCGCCTTGCCCTTCAGCTGATCGGCCTTCCCTTCGGCCTGCAGCGAGCTGTCGCCGGTGAGCCCGCCGACGGCGTCCTTCAGGTGTCCCTTCATGTGGTCGGCCTTGCCCTCGACCGAGTTCTCGACGCCGCGCTCCTGAAGCGTGCGGTCGTCGCGGATGTCATCGCGCATGGGTGGTCCTCCAGTGGGTGTGTCGGGCGCTGGTCCCTCGCAGCGCCGTGTTTGTGCACAGCGTGTACTAGGCAAGCCGAGGGCCCGTTCGGGGCTCCGCCGCCACGTGGTCGTGGGTATCTTTGCGCCAGGCACCCGCGACGAGCGGACCGACGTTTTCCGGAGGAACGACCACATGCGGGACGACGCGTACGATCCCTACGCGGACGATGACGGCGACGACGAGGCGTTCGGCGGGGGAGAGCACGAGGGCGAGGGGGAGGCCGAGGGCGAGGCGGAGGGAGAGCCGCGTCCCGCGGTGTTCGTCACCACGGCCCAGCCCGTCCCCGTGCGCGTCGACCGGCTCACCGACGAGCGCGCGCCGGAGGGGATGGCGCTCGGCGCCTTCATCGGCGATCGGCTGATCGCCCGCAGCGCGATGGACGCCGAGTCGATCGAGCGCCTGCTCTCGCTCGGCCTGTTCGACGAGCCCGTGCCGCTCGGGCTGTTCGCCTACGAGGAGGAGCCGGGGCTGCAGTGCCGCCTGTTCGCGCTCGTCCGCTCCGACGCCCTGCGCGAGGCGGCCGACGCCGACGAGCCGTGGAAGGCGAGCGTGCCGAGCTTCGAGGACCGGGAGGAGGAAGGCGACGGCGAGGCTGAGGGCGAGGGCCCGCCGATGGAGACGATCCTGCTCGGCCACATCGTCCGTTTCGCCGGCGACCGCAAGCACCCCGACGATCTCGCCGCCGAGGCAGTGGACATCCTCCAGAAGATCCTCACCGGCGGCCCGCTCGCCGACGCGTCGCAGAAGGCGATCGACGATCTGCTCGATTCGCTCTGAGGGCGACGTGAAAACGGCGACCTGTCAGTGACAAGTCGCCGTCGAAAGGCAGTCAGGCCGCGAGCCTCGGGATGCGAGGGTGCCAGCCCGCATCCCCCACCGCGGGGATCACGAAGTCGTAGCGCGCGGGCGGGAATCCCGCGACGCCGATCTCCAGCGTCTCTCCCTCCGTCACGTCGGACTGCTCGGCGATCGCGCTGAGCGCTTCCTGGAAGGACTCGCAGAGCACTGCACCCGCCTCCCGCACGACACCGTTTCGTCCGACCGAGAACTGAAAGCGGGGCATGGTCTCCCTCCTCCCGAAGTCGTCAGCCGCTACTGCCCTGCCCGACCGTATTGCCAGGCGCGTGCCGGGCGATCCGGTCTTCGCGCTGATATACACCGAGCGGCGTCGAAAGAGCCGTGGCGCCCTCACACTTCCATACGCGAAAGCGCGGCGAAATGGATTCGTTGGAGACGATGACGCGCCGCCGCATCAGGGATTCAGCCAGTACGAGAGCTTCACGAGGAACGTGTTGTTCGGGTGGATGCTCCACAGATCGCCGTAGTCGCGGCCGAAGTCGAAGCGCGACGCCGTGTCGACGTAGCCCGAGCGCGCGTGCTGCCACACGACGAACATCGTCGAGCCGGGGCGGTACTCCCACCGCAGCACCGCGTTCGCGTTCACCTGCTTGAAGTCGAAGCCCTCCGGGCCGCCCGGGTACGACGCGAAGCGATCGGCGTAGCGCGCGGCGCGCGGGTTCGTGAGCTGCTTGCGGTCGGAGTAGCTCCCCGTGCTCACGAACGGCGCGACGTACGACTGGAACGACAGCGTCGGCGAGACGGTGAAGTTCACGCGCGCCGACATGTTCACCGTCGTCTGATCGAGGCGCGCGAACGTGTAGTGCGTGGTGTCGGCGCCGATCGCGCCGAGGTTCGCGACCCACTGCGCGTCGTTGATCGAGCGGTCGACGTTCAGCGAGAACGAGGTCGAGAAGCGGCTCGCGAGGCGCAGATCCACGCCCGGGTTCATCCAGAAGTCGCTCGAACGCCCCTCGTCGCCGCGGAAGCCGCCCATCCAGAAGGTCGGCGTCACCACGCGGCGCGAGTCGCCGTTCCACCCCGACCAGAAGTTCACCGACGGCGACTTGCGCACCGCCGGACCGCCGCGCGCCATGCGGTCGCTGTACGTCGCGGTGAAGTCGTTCCAGTTGCCGCCGATGTGGATCCAGTTCGTGTTCTTGAACTGGACGTGGTAGTTCGTGTTCACGCCGATCGACGTCGGCAGTCCGCCCGCGCTCCACTCGTTGTGGAGGTTGTAGTTCATCTGCACGCTGCGGTAGAACCACTTCGGCTTCTGGAACGTGAGCGCGAACCAGTTGTGCATGAGCTGCCAGTCGGCGCGCGACTGGAACCCGAGGTCGTTCGACTCGAACCCGGCCGAGTAGCGCTGGTAGAGCGACTGGAAGCGGGTGTGCCCGCCGCCGAACTTGGACAGCGTGAGGCGCTGCGCGTTGCCGCCTAACGACGTCCGCGTGGTGTCGTAGTCGAGCCCCGCGTCGGGGCGCTGGTAGCGGTGCACGCCGTCGCGCTGCAGCGCCGCGATCGACTGCTCCGAGCCGCGCACCGTGCTTCCCGCCGCCATCGCGTGCAGCTCGTAGTACTTCTTGTAGAAGCGGTGGCGGAAGTCGACGCCGCCGACGTACGCGCTGCGCCGCAGGTACTGCGCGGCCGTCGGATCGAGCGCGCGGTCGACCGCGGTGACCATGACGCCGATGCCGCTCTGTCCCTGCCGCAGATCCTGGAGCAGGCGCCCGACGAAGTAGTTCGTGCGCGGCTCGATGATGGCGCCGTCGGGTCCGTTCTCGCGCCCCGTCACCGCGTCGAGCACGCCGACCGAGAGCCCGCTCCCGAGCCGCCCGGTGAGCTTCGTCGCCGCGGCGATCGGCGTGAACGCGGGGCTCGCGGCGTCGCCGAACTGGCCGGCGAGCTGCGGCGCGCGCCCGATGCGCCGCGAGTAGAACAGCCCCGTGCAGCCGCTGTCGATGTCCTGACACGACGTGCGGAAGTTGAAGATGCCCGCGCCCTCGAGGAAGAACGGCCGCCGCTCGTCGTAGAACTGCTCGAACGCGGAGAGGTTGAGCACCGACGGGTCGGCCTCCACCTGGCCGAAGTCGGGGTTCACCGTCGCGTCGAGCGTGAGGTTCGACGTGAGGCCGTACTTCACGTCGGCGCCCAACGTCGTCTGCTGCGGATGCGTGAAGCCGGCGGCGCCGCCCACACGCGCCTGCGTCACGTTCTTCGCCACGACGTACGGCGCGACCTCGAGCCGCCGCGGCGACGGGAGCGCGGTGAGGCCGTTCAGCTCCCCGGCCTGCGAGATGTAGCCCTGCCGATCGCGCCGGTAGAGCGGCCACGAGATGCGCGCACCGGTGCGCGCGACGTCGCGCACGATCATGAGGCCGAACGTGTGCTCCGGTACCTTCGGGAAGCGGAGCTGGCTGAACGGGATGCGGAACTCGGCCACCCAGCCCGTCGAGTCGACGCGCGCGACGCCGTCCCACACGCCGTCCCACGTCACGTCCTCGTTGTTGTCGTTGTAGACGTAGAAGTCGCGCTTCACGCCGGCCGGGTTGAGGCAGAACTCGAAGCCGGTGCGCCGATCGTGGTAGCTGTCGATCATCAGCTTGATCTGCTCGCTCGCCGTGCGCACGTCGCGCCGGCTCAGCAGCGACACGATGCTGTCGGGCGCGGGATCGAACATGCGCACCACGACGTACAGCGCCTTGTCGTCGTACAGCACGCGCGCCTCGGTCTTGAAGCGCGTCTCGGCTCCGGGGTTGGGATCGTACTCGAGGAACTGGTCGATCACCTGCGCGTCGCGCCACGCGGCGTCGTCGTCCCGTCCATCGATCGTCGGAGCCTGTCGTGCGCGCGCCGCGGAGGCGATGGTGGCACTCGCGCGCGCCGCGACCGGCTCCCCGTTCGCGCTCGACGCGATGGGCGGTGTGCCGCGGTTCGACGCGACCTGCTGTGCGCCGAGCAGCGCGGGAAGCACCAGAGTGATGCACGTCAGACGACGCAGCATGCGATCCACCGAAGGAAGGAGGTCGGGCGGGCGGTGAGCGGCCGCACCTACGGTCGCTCGTCGCGTCACCTTGGACGGCCGCTCGAGCGAAATGGTTTCGTGGGATCTTTGACGTTTTCGTTCACGGCAGCACGCATCCCTGCTTCACGCGCATCGCGACGTCGCGCACCGCGTCGAGGTTCGCGAGCGGGTCGCGGCCGAGCGCGAGGAAGCTCGCCTCGTAGCCGTCGGCGAGCCGCCCGATGCGGCGGCCGGGGAAGATCGTGCGCGGCGTCTCCGTC
This DNA window, taken from Gemmatirosa kalamazoonensis, encodes the following:
- a CDS encoding Kelch repeat-containing protein, with product MSIVRTLTLAAATLLATAAHDATSPGSVRALGRMRIARASHTATALPDGRVLVTGGFGGSGAEGIAFASTEIFDPATGAFVDGPALGVARSGHSATALRDGRVLVVGGWSGRYRVTSAAEIFDPRTGRFAPAGALVVGRADHAATLLADGRVLVTGGYDADMRPIASAEIYDPATNRFAPTHDMAFARGAHSATLLEDGRVLVVGGGGAGRYPNRVMQGEAELFDPAHGTFASTGHLLAPRYKHAAVRLVDGTVLVVGGSDGRDWRGMIAEAERYEPTSGRFVAAGRTTLERFKLPDAVARLADGRVLIAGGGDRAEVYDPATRTFALAAGSLGAARFFATATPLRDGRVLVAGGYAEERGGLPATAQTFVFQP
- a CDS encoding EAL and HDOD domain-containing protein, with product MPLLRRRESAAPSPSPAAEAVDATAIRDVFVARQPIFDEHDRLFAYELLYRSGTQQNFANGVSADQMCTDTVLHAVLSIGLNPLTNGTLAFVNMTRDFLMRNLYELFDPTTIVVELLETVEPDDEVVEACRRIVRSGYPLALDDFVNAPGYEPLLRMAKIVKIDVLNRPEEELKQVARELLPHGVRLLAERVESAEVRDMCRRLGFTLFQGYYYSRPQIVSHRELSVEHTTMLRLLSMLDNPTATDTEIEDGFRSDPSLSYKLLRIANSAAFGGRDVQSIGFALRMVGRKVLHRWLSLLLISSVASSSGIAGELVLAALVRARLCELIAQRTERAQAMGPMFLVGLFSLLDVLLRMPMEGILSRMAIAPEVRAVLLSRSGPYAPTLALVEAQERGDWQAVQDAAAAVGIGAGDVSKAYTEALAWAGERIGAA
- a CDS encoding ABC transporter ATP-binding protein, with protein sequence MLNVHELRKSYDGLVAVRALTFAVPPGEVLGLVGPNGAGKTTTLRCLAGILRPSAGRVEVAGIDLAVDPVAAKRRLAFVPDEPHLFDYLTVEEHLRFVARLYHVADAEQKAAPLLEELELTAKRRALPDELSRGMKQKLAIACALLHDPQVLLLDEPLTGLDPVGIRRMKATIAARARAGAAVVLSSHLLHLVEQLCTRLLVVRQGRMVAYGTIDEIVAERPALAGLPIEELFVALTEGEAPPPPPLGAPV
- a CDS encoding CsbD family protein; protein product: MRDDIRDDRTLQERGVENSVEGKADHMKGHLKDAVGGLTGDSSLQAEGKADQLKGKAKDTLGKVERKLDQ
- a CDS encoding DUF5916 domain-containing protein, which codes for MLRRLTCITLVLPALLGAQQVASNRGTPPIASSANGEPVAARASATIASAARARQAPTIDGRDDDAAWRDAQVIDQFLEYDPNPGAETRFKTEARVLYDDKALYVVVRMFDPAPDSIVSLLSRRDVRTASEQIKLMIDSYHDRRTGFEFCLNPAGVKRDFYVYNDNNEDVTWDGVWDGVARVDSTGWVAEFRIPFSQLRFPKVPEHTFGLMIVRDVARTGARISWPLYRRDRQGYISQAGELNGLTALPSPRRLEVAPYVVAKNVTQARVGGAAGFTHPQQTTLGADVKYGLTSNLTLDATVNPDFGQVEADPSVLNLSAFEQFYDERRPFFLEGAGIFNFRTSCQDIDSGCTGLFYSRRIGRAPQLAGQFGDAASPAFTPIAAATKLTGRLGSGLSVGVLDAVTGRENGPDGAIIEPRTNYFVGRLLQDLRQGQSGIGVMVTAVDRALDPTAAQYLRRSAYVGGVDFRHRFYKKYYELHAMAAGSTVRGSEQSIAALQRDGVHRYQRPDAGLDYDTTRTSLGGNAQRLTLSKFGGGHTRFQSLYQRYSAGFESNDLGFQSRADWQLMHNWFALTFQKPKWFYRSVQMNYNLHNEWSAGGLPTSIGVNTNYHVQFKNTNWIHIGGNWNDFTATYSDRMARGGPAVRKSPSVNFWSGWNGDSRRVVTPTFWMGGFRGDEGRSSDFWMNPGVDLRLASRFSTSFSLNVDRSINDAQWVANLGAIGADTTHYTFARLDQTTVNMSARVNFTVSPTLSFQSYVAPFVSTGSYSDRKQLTNPRAARYADRFASYPGGPEGFDFKQVNANAVLRWEYRPGSTMFVVWQHARSGYVDTASRFDFGRDYGDLWSIHPNNTFLVKLSYWLNP